CCGCCCCTGCCTCGCCCGTGACATAAGCCCTCCAGCCGGGAGCCCGGCAAAGGTCGCCCACCCCGCGGGCGGGTACACCTTCACCCTACCGCCCGGGCACCGGCCCGACAACGAACCCGAAAGTGCTGGCAACAGGGGGGATTTCTGGCCCCGGACCGTTGACGGCTGGCCCCGTAGGCGCGACAACTAACCATGAGCACCTACATCTGGCCCAACGACGACGGCTGGCCCTACCCGGACGCCGCCGCCGAGGTCGCCGACCCCGCGGCCGGGGTGGACGACGACGCAATGCTGCTCAAGGCGGCCCCCGCCCACCTGTTCGATTCGCTCGAACCGCTGGAGCGCGAGGTCGTGTTCGCCCACTACGGGCTCGACGGCGCGCCGCCCCGCTCGATGAAGGAGCTCCACCATGCCATGGGGCTGAGCCGGGCCGAACTGCGCGAGGCGCTGGGCAGCGGCCTGGCCAAGCTCAGGGCCGACCTGTCGGCCTGAGGATCACAGGTCGAAGTCGACCAGCACCGGAGCGTGGTCGGAGGGCAGCTTGCCCTTGCGGGCGAACCGGTCGATAAGAGCGAACTGAGCCCTCTCGGCCAGCGGGCGGGTGGCCAGCATGAGGTCGATACGCAGGCCCCGGCCCTGGTGGAAGTCACCGGCCCGATAGTCCCACCACGAGTAGATGCCGGGTTCGGGGCGCTTGAGGCGGAAGGTGTCGACCAGGCCCCAGTCGAGCAGGTCGGCCACGGCCTGGCGCTCGGGCGGGCTCACGTGAGTCCCCCCGTGCAGCTTGGTCACGTCCCACACGTCACGATCGTCGGGCGCCACGTTGAAGTCCCCGGCGACCACCAGGGGGGCCTGGGCGTCGCAGGCCGAGACCATGTGGCGGTGCAGGCGACCGAGCCACTCCAGCTTCTCGTCGTAGTGCGAGCTACCCACCTGGCGCCCGTTGGGCACGTACACGCTGGCCACCCGTACCCCGGCGCACGTCGCCCACAGCAGGCGGGCCTCGGTCTGTTCGTCCTCGGCCTGGTCGGTGAACCCGGCCACCACGTCGGCCAGGCCCACCCGGCTGAGGATGGCGACGCCGTTCCACTGGCCCTGGCCGTGATGGGCGGACTCGTAGCCGAGCGCCCCGAACGTCAG
This region of Actinomycetota bacterium genomic DNA includes:
- a CDS encoding exodeoxyribonuclease III → MRIATWNVNSLKARLPRVEEWLAYAQPDVLCMQETKLADGAFPALTFGALGYESAHHGQGQWNGVAILSRVGLADVVAGFTDQAEDEQTEARLLWATCAGVRVASVYVPNGRQVGSSHYDEKLEWLGRLHRHMVSACDAQAPLVVAGDFNVAPDDRDVWDVTKLHGGTHVSPPERQAVADLLDWGLVDTFRLKRPEPGIYSWWDYRAGDFHQGRGLRIDLMLATRPLAERAQFALIDRFARKGKLPSDHAPVLVDFDL